A genome region from Arachis duranensis cultivar V14167 chromosome 8, aradu.V14167.gnm2.J7QH, whole genome shotgun sequence includes the following:
- the LOC107461828 gene encoding germin-like protein 9-3, whose translation MYPSNTFKILSLMIHGFAIMQTTMGGDPDILTDFIAPEGTNINGSFFTFTGMRVLLTQETPPPTFHVLKASRAEFPALDGQSVSYAVLEFPTGSVNPPHVHPRASELLFVVQGSLQVGFVDTNNKLFTQSLQTGDLFIFPKGLVHFQFNSDSKNYAFAISAFGSASAGLVSLPNTLFNTTIDDNILALSFKTDVATIQTLKKAFSP comes from the coding sequence ATGTATCCTTCCAATACCTTTAAAATCCTCTCATTGATGATACATGGGTTTGCAATTATGCAAACAACAATGGGTGGTGATCCAGATATTCTCACTGATTTCATAGCCCCAGAAGGGACCAATATTAATGGAAGCTTCTTCACATTCACAGGCATGAGAGTCCTTCTTACACAAGAAACTCCTCCCCCAACCTTCCATGTATTGAAGGCAAGCAGGGCAGAGTTTCCAGCTTTAGATGGACAGAGTGTTTCATATGCTGTCCTTGAATTCCCAACAGGAAGTGTGAACCCTCCTCACGTCCACCCTCGCGCCTCCGAGCTCCTCTTCGTTGTCCAGGGATCCCTTCAGGTGGGATTCGTGGACACAAACAACAAGCTTTTCACTCAGAGTCTCCAAACTGGAGACTTGTTCATATTCCCAAAGGGACTTGTGcactttcaattcaattctgaTTCAAAGAACTATGCTTTTGCTATATCTGCCTTTGGTAGTGCAAGTGCTGGCCTTGTGTCACTCCCTAACACACTATTTAATACCACCATTGATGACAATATCTTGGCTTTGTCATTCAAGACTGATGTTGCCACCATTCAAACTTTGAAGAAAGCATTTTCCCCCTAA
- the LOC107461770 gene encoding putative germin-like protein 9-2, whose product MLFTSFKIVSLMVCVFAMVQTSICGDPDILGDFIAPAGVPINGSFFTFTGMREWVGQTGSPSYFQYLRASKDEFPALDGLSVSTILLGFRPGDVSPPHVHPRASELLLVVQGSLLVGFVDTNNKLYTSRLQTGDMFVFPKGLIHFQLNEDTENPAFSISSLGSASPGLILVPNNLFNTSATIDDRVMALSFKTNVSTIHLLEKALSTPYN is encoded by the coding sequence atgtTGTTCACTAGCTTCAAAATTGTTTCATTGATGGTTTGTGTATTTGCCATGGTGCAAACATCAATATGTGGTGATCCAGATATCCTTGGTGACTTCATAGCCCCGGCCGGTGTCCCTATTAACGGGAGCTTCTTCACCTTCACCGGCATGCGCGAATGGGTTGGACAAACCGGTTCGCCCTCATATTTTCAGTATTTGAGGGCAAGCAAGGATGAATTCCCAGCCTTGGATGGGCTGAGTGTGTCCACCATTCTCCTTGGATTCCGTCCGGGGGACGTTAGCCCCCCGCACGTGCACCCTCGCGCGTCGGAGCTGCTCCTTGTTGTTCAAGGGAGTCTTCTAGTTGGATTTGTAGACACAAATAACAAACTTTACACTAGTAGACTTCAAACTGGGGACATGTTTGTGTTCCCAAAAGGACTTATCCACTTTCAACTAAATGAAGATACCGAAAACCCTGctttctctatttcttctttggGTAGTGCTAGTCCTGGCCTTATATTAGTTCCCAATAACTTATTTAACACCTCTGCTACCATTGATGACAGAGTTATGGCTTTGTCCTTTAAGACTAATGTTTCCACCATCCATTTATTAGAGAAAGCTCTATCAACCCCTTACAACTAA
- the LOC107461840 gene encoding probable calcium-binding protein CML48 isoform X1, with translation MSNYGRYDPHSPYAPSAPSLPENHPPYSTSSSSAAAPPPPSNYQYAPHTATPPPPPSTYNTYGTTATAAAATAYDHGSTYHGAGTAYGQAPSSAYPPPPSSSHGYSAFPPGTHPDVVRSFQMADTDRSGFIDEAELQRALSSGYQKFNIRTIRLLIFLFKDPTQPPRVGPKEFAEIWNCIAHWRGIFERYDKDRSGKIDPLELRDALYGIGYAIPGTVLQLLLAQYGDGNVKRVELGFDSFVECGVIIKGLTEKFKEKDKRYTGSAKLSYDEFMAMVIPFLVAYDD, from the exons ATGTCTAACTACGGCAGATACGATCCCCATTCGCCCTACGCTCCTTCGGCACCATCCTTACCTGAAAACCACCCTCCCTattccacttcttcttcttccgctgctgctcctcctcctccttcaaaTTACCAATATGCCCCTCACACCGCTACTCCTCCTCCGCCACCTTCAACCTACAACACCTATGGCACCACCGCTACTGCTGCTGCTGCCACTGCTTATGATCATGGTTCCACCTACCACGGGGCTGGGACTGCCTATGGCCAAGCTCCATCATCTGCgtatcctcctcctccttcgtCTTCACATGGCTACTCCGCTTTCCCACCAGGGACGCACCCCGATGTCGTTAGGAGCTTTCAGATGGCCGACACAGATCGAAGCGGCTTCATCGATGAGGCGGAGTTGCAGCGGGCTCTTTCTTCTGGATACCAGAAATTCAACATTAGAACTATCCGTCTCCtcatctttctcttcaaggATCCTACTCAGCCTCCGAGAGTTG GGCCAAAGGAATTTGCAGAAATCTGGAATTGCATTGCTCATTGGCGA GGCATATTTGAGAGATATGATAAAGATAGAAGTGGGAAGATTGATCCACTAGAGCTAAGAGATGCTCTGTATGGTATTGGCTATGCAATACCAGGCACAGTTCTACAGCTGCTGCTTGCCCAGTATGGTGATGGAAATGTTAAGAGGGTTGAACTCGGATTTGATAGTTTTGTTGA GTGTGGGGTAATTATCAAG GGTCTGACTGAAAAGTTTAAGGAGAAGGACAAACGTTATACTGGTTCAGCCAAACTTTCATACGATGAGTTTATGGCTATGGTCATTCCATTCCTTGTAGCATATGATGATTGA
- the LOC107461773 gene encoding delta(3,5)-Delta(2,4)-dienoyl-CoA isomerase, peroxisomal-like, which translates to MVEEKYKTLEVVEKNPKSGVFHLYLNRPRQRNALTHDFCTEFPKALYALDHNRDVNVIVLSGAGDHFCSGIDIFQLKSITQSYHDAGESLRRQILAMQDSITALERCRKPVITSTHGACIGGAIDIVTACDLRYCMEEAFFSVKEVDGHGTHTVSIVIERERERRGEEMIVVVVERGVV; encoded by the coding sequence ATGGTGGAGGAGAAATACAAAACCCTAGAGGTAGTAGAGAAGAACCCCAAATCAGGGGTGTTCCACCTTTATTTGAATCGTCCGAGACAACGCAACGCTCTGACGCATGATTTCTGCACTGAGTTTCCCAAAGCCCTGTATGCCCTGGACCACAACCGTGACGTCAACGTCATCGTGTTATCCGGCGCCGGTGATCACTTCTGCTCCGGCATCGACATTTTCCAGTTGAAATCTATCACACAGTCCTACCACGATGCCGGAGAGAGTCTCCGTCGGCAGATCCTGGCGATGCAAGATTCTATCACGGCGTTGGAGCGGTGCCGGAAGCCAGTGATTACTAGTACCCATGGCGCTTGCATCGGTGGTGCAATTGACATCGTGACAGCCTGTGACTTAAGGTATTGCATGGAGGAAGCATTCTTTTCGGTGAAGGAGGTTGATGGCCATGGCACCCACACCGTTTCCATCGtgattgagagagagagagagaggagggggGAGGAGATGATAGTGGTCGTGGTAGAGAGAGGGGTAGTTTag
- the LOC107461840 gene encoding probable calcium-binding protein CML48 isoform X2 — translation MSNYGRYDPHSPYAPSAPSLPENHPPYSTSSSSAAAPPPPSNYQYAPHTATPPPPPSTYNTYGTTATAAAATAYDHGSTYHGAGTAYGQAPSSAYPPPPSSSHGYSAFPPGTHPDVVRSFQMADTDRSGFIDEAELQRALSSGYQKFNIRTIRLLIFLFKDPTQPPRVGPKEFAEIWNCIAHWRGIFERYDKDRSGKIDPLELRDALYGIGYAIPGTVLQLLLAQYGDGNVKRVELGFDSFVECGVIIKVKHAKLFKALNLSHVSLLIPLRFLLIPSIDRGSD, via the exons ATGTCTAACTACGGCAGATACGATCCCCATTCGCCCTACGCTCCTTCGGCACCATCCTTACCTGAAAACCACCCTCCCTattccacttcttcttcttccgctgctgctcctcctcctccttcaaaTTACCAATATGCCCCTCACACCGCTACTCCTCCTCCGCCACCTTCAACCTACAACACCTATGGCACCACCGCTACTGCTGCTGCTGCCACTGCTTATGATCATGGTTCCACCTACCACGGGGCTGGGACTGCCTATGGCCAAGCTCCATCATCTGCgtatcctcctcctccttcgtCTTCACATGGCTACTCCGCTTTCCCACCAGGGACGCACCCCGATGTCGTTAGGAGCTTTCAGATGGCCGACACAGATCGAAGCGGCTTCATCGATGAGGCGGAGTTGCAGCGGGCTCTTTCTTCTGGATACCAGAAATTCAACATTAGAACTATCCGTCTCCtcatctttctcttcaaggATCCTACTCAGCCTCCGAGAGTTG GGCCAAAGGAATTTGCAGAAATCTGGAATTGCATTGCTCATTGGCGA GGCATATTTGAGAGATATGATAAAGATAGAAGTGGGAAGATTGATCCACTAGAGCTAAGAGATGCTCTGTATGGTATTGGCTATGCAATACCAGGCACAGTTCTACAGCTGCTGCTTGCCCAGTATGGTGATGGAAATGTTAAGAGGGTTGAACTCGGATTTGATAGTTTTGTTGA GTGTGGGGTAATTATCAAGGTAAAACACGCCAAGCTTTTTAAAGCTTTGAACCTGTCTCATGTTTCTTTACTTATTCCTTTACGTTTCCTATTAATTCCTTCCATTGATAGAG GGTCTGACTGA
- the LOC107461839 gene encoding rho GTPase-activating protein 1-like isoform X2, which produces MQLSYDSRGNSVPTILLLMQSRLYSQGGLQAEGIFRINADNSQEEYVRDQLNLGVVPETVDVHSLAALIKAWFRELPTGILDSLSQDQVLKCQTEDDCVELVRHLPHTEASLLDWAINLMADVAEYEHLNKMNARNIAMVFAPNMTQMADPITALMYAVQVMNFLKTLILRTQRERRDSVVEPSPRSYLEPSRSCLELPDENFDHTPLESSQQDTAAQNEEEVQKNSASEEIFLECCPESPKNKLEAKNLECFSENQVSNENLYCDYPPKGNMKSNKSGQSSSSNARKGSKKSKGQLAVIHENVEKKGTRNLNSSDSRSEQIKPWR; this is translated from the exons ATGCAGTTATCGTATGACTCAAGAGGAAACAGTGTGCCAACAATTCTGCTGCTGATGCAAAGCCGCTTGTATTCTCAAGGAGGCTTGCAG GCTGAGGGGATTTTCAGAATAAATGCAGACAATAGTCAAGAGGAATATGTTAGGGATCAACTCAATTTGGGTGTGGTCCCAGAAACTGTTGATGTTCATTCCTTGGCTGCATTAATTAAG GCATGGTTTAGAGAACTTCCAACTGGGATTCTGGATTCATTATCTCAAGATCAAGTGCTGAAATGCCAGACTGAAGATGACTGTGTTGAACTAGTGAGGCATCTGCCTCACACTGAAGCTTCACTCTTGGATTGGGCCATCAATCTCATGGCTGATGTTGCTGAGTATGAACATCTCAATAAGATGAATGCACGCAACATTGCTATGGTTTTTGCTCCCAACATGACTCAG ATGGCAGACCCTATCACTGCATTGATGTATGCAGTTCAAGTGATGAACTTCTTGAAGACACTGATATTAAGGACACAGCGGGAGCGAAGGGATTCCGTGGTAGAACCGTCTCCTAGATCGTATTTAGAACCTTCTAGATCATGTTTGGAGCTTCCTGATGAGAATTTCGACCATACCCCTTTGGAGTCTAGCCAGCAAGATACTGCTGCACAAAATGAAGAAGAGGTTCAGAAAAACTCTGCTTCTGAGGAAATTTTCTTAGAATGTTGCCCTGAATCCCCCAAGAACAAGTTAGAAGCTAAAAATTTGGAATGCTTTTCTGAGAATCAAGTTTCCAATGAGAATTTGTACTGTGATTATCCACcaaaaggaaacatgaagagTAACAAGAGTGGCCAATCAAGTAGTTCAAATGCTAGGAAAGGGTCTAAAAAATCCAAAGGCCAGCTAGCTGTGATCCATGAAAATGTTGAGAAAAAGGGAACTAGGAATTTGAACAGCTCAGATTCAAGATCTGAGCAGATTAAACCCTGGAGGTGA
- the LOC107461841 gene encoding uncharacterized protein LOC107461841, which translates to MAACGSLQHIFENKLLPENPTLIESLSWNQIKPVVVNPLEHQQHSFTEIFGELHFKETTLISSSSNYTKLNQNNSEDFGESRNNKSRRHKSSDSFSSWSSESHAAAQVSEEYNDCYGGGGGEHWRRSSRMSSGGGNSYPPPISSIGRSGKPGVLFRSFRSNGRFVLEEIRVPSQEFLHASREDGRLKLHFIHPDDDDDDEFLEEEEEEDDVDEEQEEEEE; encoded by the coding sequence ATGGCAGCTTGTGGGAGCCTTCAGCATATATTTGAGAATAAGCTGTTACCAGAAAATCCAACACTGATTGAATCCCTTTCATGGAACCAAATCAAACCAGTAGTAGTGAATCCCTTAGAGCATCAACAGCACTCTTTCACTGAGATATTTGGTGAACTCCATTTCAAGGAGACTACTCTAATATCATCGTCATCAAATTACACAAAGCTAAACCAGAATAACAGTGAAGATTTTGGTGAATCAAGGAACAACAAAAGCAGGAGGCACAAGAGCAGTGACAGCTTTTCATCTTGGAGTTCTGAAAGCCATGCAGCAGCACAAGTTTCAGAAGAATATAATGATTGCTATGGTGGTGGCGGTGGGGAACATTGGAGGAGGTCATCAAGGATGAGTAGTGGTGGAGGGAACTCTTACCCTCCTCCAATTTCAAGCATAGGGAGGAGTGGGAAGCCTGGGGTTTTGTTCAGATCATTCAGGAGTAATGGCAGGTTTGTCTTGGAAGAGATACGGGTACCATCACAGGAGTTCTTACATGCTTCTAGAGAGGATGGAAGATTGAAGCTCCATTTTATTcatcctgatgatgatgatgatgatgagtttctagaagaagaagaagaagaagatgatgttgatgaagaacaagaagaagaagaggagtag
- the LOC107461839 gene encoding rho GTPase-activating protein 1-like isoform X1, whose translation MNIGSPTNVRHVAHVTFDRFNGFLGLPVEFEPEVPRRPPSASATVFGVSTDSMQLSYDSRGNSVPTILLLMQSRLYSQGGLQAEGIFRINADNSQEEYVRDQLNLGVVPETVDVHSLAALIKAWFRELPTGILDSLSQDQVLKCQTEDDCVELVRHLPHTEASLLDWAINLMADVAEYEHLNKMNARNIAMVFAPNMTQMADPITALMYAVQVMNFLKTLILRTQRERRDSVVEPSPRSYLEPSRSCLELPDENFDHTPLESSQQDTAAQNEEEVQKNSASEEIFLECCPESPKNKLEAKNLECFSENQVSNENLYCDYPPKGNMKSNKSGQSSSSNARKGSKKSKGQLAVIHENVEKKGTRNLNSSDSRSEQIKPWR comes from the exons ATGAACATTGGTTCCCCCACTAACGTGCGCCACGTTGCGCATGTCACCTTTGATCGCTTCAATGGATTCTTGGGTTTGCCTGTTGAGTTCGAACCTGAAGTCCCCAGAAGGCCTCCCAGTGCTAG TGCAACGGTTTTTGGAGTTTCAACAGATTCCATGCAGTTATCGTATGACTCAAGAGGAAACAGTGTGCCAACAATTCTGCTGCTGATGCAAAGCCGCTTGTATTCTCAAGGAGGCTTGCAG GCTGAGGGGATTTTCAGAATAAATGCAGACAATAGTCAAGAGGAATATGTTAGGGATCAACTCAATTTGGGTGTGGTCCCAGAAACTGTTGATGTTCATTCCTTGGCTGCATTAATTAAG GCATGGTTTAGAGAACTTCCAACTGGGATTCTGGATTCATTATCTCAAGATCAAGTGCTGAAATGCCAGACTGAAGATGACTGTGTTGAACTAGTGAGGCATCTGCCTCACACTGAAGCTTCACTCTTGGATTGGGCCATCAATCTCATGGCTGATGTTGCTGAGTATGAACATCTCAATAAGATGAATGCACGCAACATTGCTATGGTTTTTGCTCCCAACATGACTCAG ATGGCAGACCCTATCACTGCATTGATGTATGCAGTTCAAGTGATGAACTTCTTGAAGACACTGATATTAAGGACACAGCGGGAGCGAAGGGATTCCGTGGTAGAACCGTCTCCTAGATCGTATTTAGAACCTTCTAGATCATGTTTGGAGCTTCCTGATGAGAATTTCGACCATACCCCTTTGGAGTCTAGCCAGCAAGATACTGCTGCACAAAATGAAGAAGAGGTTCAGAAAAACTCTGCTTCTGAGGAAATTTTCTTAGAATGTTGCCCTGAATCCCCCAAGAACAAGTTAGAAGCTAAAAATTTGGAATGCTTTTCTGAGAATCAAGTTTCCAATGAGAATTTGTACTGTGATTATCCACcaaaaggaaacatgaagagTAACAAGAGTGGCCAATCAAGTAGTTCAAATGCTAGGAAAGGGTCTAAAAAATCCAAAGGCCAGCTAGCTGTGATCCATGAAAATGTTGAGAAAAAGGGAACTAGGAATTTGAACAGCTCAGATTCAAGATCTGAGCAGATTAAACCCTGGAGGTGA
- the LOC107461771 gene encoding germin-like protein 9-3, producing the protein MSSSTIVKILSLVISASVIVQTTMAGDPDIPSDFIAPDGFPIDGKYFTYTGMRAFVQQSAPPSYFTYLRASKEEFAALDGLSVATIILGFRPGDVSPPHIHPRASELLFVVEGSLVVGFVDTNNKLFTQKLQTGDMFVFPKGLIHFQLNEDPKNHAISVSSLGSASPGLILVPNNLFNTSATIDDRVLSLSFKTNVFTIQVLKKALSTPYN; encoded by the coding sequence ATGTCTTCTTCTACTATTGTTAAAATTCTCTCACTCGTGATATCTGCATCTGTCATTGTACAAACTACAATGGCAGGTGATCCAGATATCCCGAGTGATTTCATAGCTCCAGACGGATTCCCTATTGATGGGAAATATTTCACCTACACTGGTATGCGCGCGTTCGTGCAACAATCTGCTCCGCCCTCATATTTCACGTATCTGAGGGCGAGCAAGGAAGAATTTGCGGCTCTTGATGGACTGAGTGTGGCAACTATTATCCTTGGATTCCGTCCGGGAGACGTTAGTCCACCGCACATCCACCCTCGCGCGTCGGAGCTACTCTTCGTTGTTGAGGGAAGCCTTGTAGTTGGATTTGTGGACACAAACAATAAGCTCTTCACTCAGAAGCTTCAAACTGGGGATATGTTTGTATTCCCAAAAGGACTAATCCACTTCCAACTCAATGAAGACCCTAAGAACCATGCTATTTCTGTATCTTCATTGGGTAGTGCCAGTCCTGGCCTTATATTAGTTCCTAACAACTTGTTCAACACCTCAGCTACCATTGATGACAGAGTTTTGTCTTTGTCCTTTAAGACAAACGTTTTCACTATTCAAGTCTTGAAGAAAGCTTTGTCAACGCCATACAATTGA